One Methylocapsa sp. D3K7 DNA window includes the following coding sequences:
- a CDS encoding pseudouridine synthase — MREHPGKEHPRGRAAARLPSDARSRPEHVKKPRGPKPAKPQYAKALPASPLLHVSRKPAPGSAHEPRPSAAHKAPAEATESGSRIAKVIARAGLCSRREAENWIGDGRVVLNGVTLTNPAVNVQPGDHIIVDGQPLVQRARTRLFLFHKPRGLVTTERDPEGRQTVFDFLREHWPDGPRVVSIGRLDINTEGLLLLSNDGGLARVLELPSTGWVRRYRVRVNGVTDQAILDGLRDGLTLDGVQYAGIGATLDRVQGANSWLTMTLREGKNREIKRVLEHIGLLVNRLIRLSYGPFQLGEITEGAIVEVRTRVLRDQLGPVLTEAAGADFTSPLENESEAADMAEAVIPRSRSSEGRDRESTREPRQTRSRETEPYAAKHAAKPAARERRMDVRAEPKVKPAPRVRKHISALRAEEAETRGPRKRIERRETADRSGRKVHVEHLHPAGAGGRMQEERPAKRAAKDKSFAGRGGRFEDARKERGARQRQEPAAPLRGKGPPSRAKPAPSRSKNWKGPEGASGKTSRGHASGGRPAPRGQGPRTPHKK, encoded by the coding sequence ATGCGCGAACATCCTGGCAAAGAACATCCTCGCGGCCGTGCTGCGGCCCGGTTACCAAGTGACGCCCGGAGCCGCCCGGAGCACGTCAAAAAACCGCGAGGTCCCAAGCCCGCGAAGCCACAATATGCGAAGGCACTCCCCGCCTCCCCTCTCCTCCATGTGAGCCGCAAGCCAGCACCAGGTAGCGCCCACGAACCAAGGCCAAGCGCGGCCCATAAGGCGCCGGCGGAGGCCACGGAGTCCGGTTCCCGCATTGCCAAGGTCATTGCCCGGGCCGGGCTCTGCTCGCGCCGCGAGGCCGAAAACTGGATTGGCGACGGGCGCGTCGTCCTAAATGGCGTCACCCTGACCAATCCCGCCGTTAATGTCCAACCGGGCGATCACATTATCGTTGACGGCCAGCCGCTCGTCCAACGCGCCCGCACGCGTCTGTTCTTGTTCCATAAACCGCGCGGTCTCGTCACCACCGAGCGCGACCCCGAGGGGAGGCAAACGGTTTTTGATTTTCTGCGGGAGCATTGGCCGGACGGCCCGCGCGTCGTGAGCATCGGGCGGCTGGACATCAATACTGAAGGGCTTTTGCTGCTCAGCAATGATGGCGGCCTCGCGCGTGTCCTCGAACTGCCATCGACGGGCTGGGTGCGGCGATACCGAGTCCGCGTCAACGGTGTTACCGACCAAGCCATTCTCGATGGGCTGCGCGACGGTCTGACATTGGATGGCGTGCAATATGCGGGCATCGGGGCGACCCTTGATCGCGTGCAAGGTGCCAACAGCTGGCTGACGATGACGCTGCGCGAAGGCAAAAACCGAGAAATCAAACGCGTCCTCGAACATATTGGACTGCTGGTCAACCGGTTGATCCGGCTTTCCTACGGACCCTTCCAGCTGGGGGAAATCACCGAGGGCGCGATCGTGGAGGTCCGCACGCGCGTGCTCCGCGATCAGCTAGGTCCAGTGCTCACGGAGGCGGCCGGCGCGGATTTTACCAGTCCGCTTGAGAATGAGAGTGAGGCGGCCGACATGGCCGAGGCGGTTATCCCGCGTTCGCGGAGTAGCGAAGGGAGAGACCGGGAGTCCACTCGCGAACCGCGCCAGACGCGAAGTCGTGAAACCGAACCCTACGCGGCAAAACATGCGGCAAAACCAGCCGCCCGCGAGCGCCGGATGGACGTCAGGGCCGAACCCAAGGTCAAACCAGCGCCCCGCGTCCGCAAACATATTTCCGCGCTGCGCGCCGAAGAAGCCGAGACCCGCGGTCCTCGCAAACGCATTGAGCGCCGCGAAACCGCCGACCGGAGCGGACGTAAGGTCCATGTCGAGCACCTCCACCCGGCTGGCGCGGGCGGCAGAATGCAAGAAGAAAGACCAGCAAAGCGGGCCGCCAAAGACAAATCCTTTGCCGGGCGTGGCGGCAGGTTCGAAGACGCGCGCAAAGAACGCGGCGCACGGCAAAGACAAGAGCCGGCGGCGCCATTGCGCGGCAAAGGGCCACCATCGAGGGCAAAGCCGGCGCCATCGCGCTCAAAAAACTGGAAAGGTCCGGAAGGTGCATCGGGGAAGACAAGCCGGGGCCACGCCAGCGGCGGACGCCCTGCCCCGCGCGGCCAAGGACCGCGGACTCCACATAAAAAATAG
- a CDS encoding response regulator, with protein MDSGGEHNLPLKGRGILLVEDEAMVAMLLEDMLNQLGCHVVEAASRVDTALKAVESRIFDVAILDVNLKGETSYPVADLLCLRKMPFLFATGYGIQAIPEPYRQHIVLQKPFRKQELEEALLSALK; from the coding sequence GTGGACAGTGGAGGCGAGCATAACCTTCCGTTAAAGGGACGCGGAATTCTGCTCGTCGAGGACGAGGCGATGGTGGCAATGCTGCTTGAGGATATGCTCAATCAATTGGGCTGTCATGTCGTTGAGGCCGCATCGCGCGTTGACACCGCGCTCAAAGCTGTTGAGTCACGCATATTCGATGTTGCCATACTCGACGTGAACCTGAAAGGCGAGACGAGTTATCCCGTTGCCGATTTGCTCTGTTTGCGTAAAATGCCCTTTCTGTTTGCAACCGGCTATGGAATACAGGCGATCCCGGAACCCTACCGGCAGCACATTGTGTTGCAAAAGCCGTTCCGGAAACAAGAACTTGAAGAGGCGCTGTTGAGTGCCTTGAAATAA
- a CDS encoding fasciclin domain-containing protein, with the protein MKFNRKMLAASALLVGASLSGVASAEITKMVGGAAMYPSKNIIQNAVNSKDNTTLVAAVKAAGLVDTLQGAGPFTVFAPTNAAFAQLPSGTVDSLLKPENKGQLATVLTYHVLPGHLTTADLKNAVKDGGGQATFTTVQGEPLTITEKGRALDITDSKGRTARITIADVLQSNGVIHVINKVLMP; encoded by the coding sequence ATGAAGTTCAATCGCAAAATGCTTGCCGCCAGCGCGTTGCTGGTTGGCGCGAGCCTCTCCGGCGTCGCCTCCGCTGAGATCACCAAGATGGTTGGCGGCGCGGCCATGTATCCGAGCAAAAACATCATCCAGAACGCCGTCAATTCCAAGGACAACACGACGCTGGTCGCGGCTGTGAAGGCGGCGGGTCTCGTCGATACGTTGCAAGGCGCTGGACCCTTTACGGTCTTCGCGCCGACAAATGCGGCCTTCGCCCAGCTTCCCTCGGGCACGGTCGATAGTTTGCTGAAGCCAGAGAACAAAGGCCAACTCGCGACTGTGCTGACCTATCACGTTCTGCCGGGCCATCTCACCACGGCTGATTTGAAAAATGCGGTGAAGGACGGTGGCGGCCAGGCGACCTTCACCACTGTTCAGGGTGAGCCACTGACGATCACGGAGAAGGGCAGGGCCCTCGACATCACCGATTCGAAGGGCCGCACCGCGCGCATCACGATCGCCGATGTTCTGCAATCGAACGGTGTCATTCATGTCATCAACAAAGTGCTGATGCCCTGA
- a CDS encoding nucleoside deaminase produces the protein MPSNGGALKSDPMSCAFFEARAALERGEVPVGAVIVCNGEIVSRAGNQTLQDKDPVAHAEILAIQRACRAAGSERLSGCDLYVTLEPCAMCAAAISFARLRRLYFAASDPKGGGVEHGARFFGQPTCHHAPEIYGGFRATEAAAMLTSFFSERR, from the coding sequence ATGCCATCGAACGGCGGCGCTCTGAAATCCGATCCGATGTCTTGCGCCTTTTTTGAGGCGCGCGCCGCGTTGGAGCGCGGCGAAGTCCCGGTCGGCGCCGTCATCGTCTGCAATGGCGAGATCGTTTCGCGGGCTGGCAATCAAACCCTTCAGGATAAGGATCCGGTCGCTCACGCGGAAATCCTGGCAATTCAGCGGGCATGCCGCGCCGCCGGGTCGGAACGGCTTTCCGGTTGCGACCTTTACGTGACGCTGGAGCCTTGCGCGATGTGCGCGGCGGCGATTTCCTTCGCCCGTCTGCGCCGTCTCTATTTCGCCGCCTCGGACCCAAAGGGCGGCGGGGTGGAGCATGGCGCGCGGTTTTTTGGGCAGCCTACCTGCCATCATGCACCGGAAATTTATGGCGGATTCCGCGCCACCGAGGCTGCCGCAATGTTGACCTCTTTTTTTTCTGAGCGGCGATGA
- the ispH gene encoding 4-hydroxy-3-methylbut-2-enyl diphosphate reductase, whose protein sequence is MTVKPKLHVFLCAPRGFCAGVVRAIDAVEEALRIHGAPVYVRHEIVHNKYVVEGLKAKGAIFVEELDEVEDTTKPVIFSAHGVPKSIPKDAESRKIFAIDATCPLVTKVHREAELHHKQGRKVLLVGHAGHPEVVGTLGQLPKDSIILVQTPEDVENLHPEDENNLAYVTQTTLSVDDTRSMVAALTKRFPNIVGPHREDICYATTNRQEAVKRVAPVVDALLVVGSSNSSNSQRLKEVAERSGCKLARLVLRAADVEWDLFSKISTLGITAGASAPEILVEEIMDAFAERYELIVETVSTADESVFFPLPRQLRQVAANEI, encoded by the coding sequence ATGACCGTAAAGCCAAAGCTCCATGTGTTCCTCTGCGCACCACGCGGTTTTTGCGCGGGAGTCGTGCGCGCCATCGACGCTGTCGAGGAGGCCCTGCGCATTCATGGCGCGCCCGTCTATGTCCGCCATGAAATCGTGCACAACAAATATGTCGTGGAAGGGCTGAAAGCCAAGGGCGCGATTTTCGTCGAGGAACTTGACGAAGTGGAAGATACGACGAAGCCGGTCATCTTTTCCGCGCATGGGGTGCCGAAATCCATACCGAAAGATGCCGAATCGCGCAAAATCTTCGCTATCGATGCGACCTGTCCGCTGGTCACGAAGGTCCATCGCGAGGCCGAATTGCACCATAAGCAAGGGCGCAAGGTGCTCCTCGTAGGTCATGCCGGACATCCGGAAGTCGTCGGGACATTGGGCCAGCTGCCGAAAGATTCAATCATTCTGGTGCAAACACCGGAAGACGTCGAAAATCTTCATCCGGAGGACGAGAACAATCTTGCTTATGTGACCCAAACCACATTGTCGGTCGATGATACGCGTTCGATGGTCGCGGCCCTGACGAAGCGGTTTCCCAATATCGTTGGACCGCATCGCGAAGATATTTGTTACGCGACGACCAACCGGCAGGAGGCGGTCAAGCGCGTGGCCCCGGTTGTCGACGCCTTGCTTGTCGTCGGTTCTTCCAACTCGTCGAATTCACAAAGGTTGAAAGAAGTCGCGGAACGCTCCGGCTGCAAACTTGCCCGTCTCGTCTTGCGCGCGGCCGATGTCGAATGGGATTTGTTCAGCAAGATTTCCACGCTCGGAATTACAGCTGGCGCCTCAGCTCCAGAAATTCTTGTCGAGGAAATCATGGATGCGTTCGCCGAGCGGTACGAACTGATTGTCGAGACGGTTTCGACCGCCGACGAAAGCGTTTTTTTTCCGCTCCCTCGCCAGTTGCGCCAGGTGGCGGCGAACGAAATATAG
- the miaA gene encoding tRNA (adenosine(37)-N6)-dimethylallyltransferase MiaA, which produces MTKISAILIAGPTASGKSALALRLADAFGGAIVNADSMQVYRDLRVLTARPDPLEEAKAPHHLYGHIDGAVNYSAGLWLADVARVLEVLRREGRLPVFVGGTGLYFKSLTLGLSEIPHVPEAVRASIRAQAAGVSPSELHARLMHHDPASAVRLRPTDPQRILRALEVFEATGKSLVSFHTARAAPLLETQNVFAVFLATEREALKSWISRRFDAMLHAGASQEAEALHARGLDPALPVMRAHGVPHLIAHLNGSISLAEAARLAKLDTARYAKRQLTFARHQLASFQWATAEDAETRAFEMCANFLNAAKK; this is translated from the coding sequence TTGACAAAAATTTCTGCGATCCTCATTGCCGGGCCGACGGCGAGCGGCAAATCGGCTTTGGCGTTGCGCCTCGCTGATGCGTTTGGCGGCGCGATCGTCAACGCCGATTCCATGCAAGTCTACCGCGATCTGCGTGTCTTGACGGCACGTCCTGACCCGCTGGAAGAGGCGAAGGCTCCGCACCATCTTTACGGCCATATCGATGGTGCGGTGAATTATTCGGCCGGACTTTGGCTGGCGGATGTGGCGCGCGTTCTCGAGGTGCTACGCCGCGAAGGGCGGCTGCCGGTTTTTGTGGGCGGCACGGGGCTCTATTTCAAATCCCTGACGCTCGGGCTTTCCGAAATCCCCCATGTGCCGGAAGCGGTCCGCGCGAGCATTCGCGCGCAGGCGGCCGGCGTTTCACCTTCTGAGCTGCATGCACGCCTCATGCACCACGATCCGGCGAGCGCGGTGCGCTTGCGGCCGACCGATCCGCAACGCATTTTACGCGCCCTCGAGGTTTTCGAGGCAACCGGCAAAAGTCTTGTCTCTTTTCACACCGCACGCGCGGCGCCGCTCCTCGAGACGCAAAATGTCTTCGCGGTTTTCCTCGCGACAGAGAGAGAAGCGTTGAAGTCGTGGATCAGCCGGCGCTTCGACGCCATGCTCCACGCGGGCGCGTCGCAAGAAGCCGAGGCGCTCCATGCGCGGGGACTTGATCCCGCCCTTCCGGTAATGCGCGCGCATGGCGTCCCGCATCTCATCGCGCATCTCAACGGCAGCATATCCTTGGCCGAGGCGGCGCGTCTGGCGAAATTGGATACGGCCCGCTACGCCAAGCGGCAATTGACCTTCGCCCGGCATCAGCTCGCTTCATTCCAATGGGCAACCGCGGAGGACGCGGAGACGCGTGCCTTCGAGATGTGCGCGAACTTCCTCAATGCCGCCAAAAAATAA
- the mutL gene encoding DNA mismatch repair endonuclease MutL: protein MPVRRLDPVLVDRIAAGEVVERPAAAVKELVENALDAGATRIEIAIEAGGRRLIRVIDNGSGMERQDLELAVERHATSKLPDSDLTQIATLGFRGEALPSIGSVATLDICSRVDGAPHGFSIHVDQGTKHKLAPCGDPPGTKVEVRDLFAATPARLKFLKGDRAEARACADIVQRLAMAHPHTRFTFSGTETASFDLAADGNRETALLTRLANILGEDFRANALPIEAARENFRLDGYAGLPTWHKANAQAQYLFVNGRPVRDKLLIGAVRAAYMDYLPPGRHPALVLFLNCEPREVDVNVHPAKAEVRFRDSGLIRGLIIGALKQSLQAALHRATPAHGAAALDSFARRPSFASPAPARPAAGWDWRQSPAYPGFSESGPAAFGDLALIGEAITADTSAHAQAPAQEDIEAPLGAARAQIHDNYIIAQTRDGIIIVDQHAAHERLVYEALKAARSDKQVPRQALLIPVIVEMEQADVERLEDASPLLQELGLYVEAFGPGAVAVHEMPAVLKSGDAQALVRDLAAALREDERAAVPLERRLDHVLATMSCHHSVRSGRRLSGDEMNALLRQMERTPGSGQCNHGRPTYIELKLSDIEKLFGRR, encoded by the coding sequence ATGCCCGTCCGCCGTCTCGATCCCGTGCTTGTCGATCGCATCGCGGCAGGCGAAGTCGTCGAGCGGCCGGCCGCCGCCGTCAAGGAGCTCGTCGAAAACGCGCTCGACGCGGGCGCGACCCGCATCGAGATTGCCATCGAAGCGGGCGGACGGCGTCTGATCCGCGTCATCGACAATGGCAGCGGCATGGAACGTCAAGACCTTGAGCTTGCCGTCGAGCGCCATGCAACCTCGAAACTGCCCGACAGCGATCTCACCCAAATCGCGACGCTTGGTTTTCGTGGCGAGGCCTTGCCGTCGATCGGCTCCGTCGCGACGCTCGATATTTGTTCGCGGGTGGACGGCGCGCCGCATGGGTTTTCGATCCACGTCGATCAAGGCACGAAACACAAGCTTGCACCCTGCGGCGATCCGCCCGGGACAAAAGTCGAGGTCCGCGATCTCTTCGCCGCCACCCCCGCGCGGCTCAAATTCCTCAAAGGCGACCGCGCGGAGGCGCGGGCCTGTGCCGACATCGTGCAGCGCCTCGCGATGGCCCATCCTCACACGCGCTTCACCTTTTCAGGAACAGAGACGGCGAGCTTTGATCTTGCCGCTGACGGCAATCGCGAAACCGCCCTGCTGACGCGACTCGCCAATATTTTAGGCGAAGACTTCCGCGCCAACGCGCTGCCCATCGAAGCCGCGCGGGAAAATTTCCGGCTCGATGGCTATGCTGGCTTGCCGACCTGGCACAAAGCCAATGCGCAGGCGCAATATCTGTTCGTCAATGGGCGGCCGGTCCGCGACAAGCTGCTGATTGGCGCGGTGCGCGCCGCCTATATGGATTATTTGCCGCCGGGGCGGCATCCGGCGCTGGTCCTGTTCCTCAACTGCGAGCCGCGCGAGGTCGATGTCAATGTGCATCCGGCGAAAGCCGAGGTGCGCTTTCGCGACTCGGGCCTCATTCGCGGCCTGATCATCGGCGCCTTGAAGCAGAGTTTGCAGGCGGCGCTCCACCGGGCGACACCCGCGCATGGCGCAGCGGCGCTCGACTCTTTCGCACGGCGGCCAAGTTTTGCGAGCCCGGCTCCCGCTCGGCCCGCAGCCGGCTGGGATTGGCGGCAATCTCCCGCCTATCCGGGGTTTTCCGAGAGCGGCCCGGCAGCCTTCGGCGATCTTGCGCTCATCGGCGAAGCGATCACCGCCGACACCAGTGCTCATGCGCAGGCGCCCGCGCAAGAAGATATTGAAGCGCCGCTCGGCGCCGCGCGGGCACAGATCCACGACAATTACATCATCGCCCAGACCCGCGATGGCATCATTATCGTCGATCAGCATGCCGCGCATGAGCGTCTTGTGTATGAAGCTTTGAAGGCCGCGCGGTCGGACAAACAAGTGCCGCGCCAGGCGCTGCTGATTCCGGTGATCGTGGAGATGGAACAGGCGGATGTTGAGCGCCTCGAGGATGCTAGCCCGCTGCTGCAAGAATTGGGACTTTACGTCGAGGCGTTTGGGCCCGGCGCGGTCGCGGTTCATGAAATGCCCGCCGTATTGAAAAGCGGTGATGCGCAAGCGCTCGTGCGCGATCTTGCCGCCGCGCTTCGCGAGGATGAGCGCGCCGCGGTGCCGCTAGAACGGCGGCTCGATCATGTGCTGGCAACGATGTCCTGCCACCATTCGGTGCGCTCCGGCCGCCGTCTCAGCGGCGATGAAATGAACGCGCTGTTGCGGCAGATGGAGCGCACACCCGGCAGCGGCCAATGCAATCATGGGCGGCCGACCTATATCGAACTGAAGCTTTCTGATATCGAGAAATTGTTCGGTCGGCGGTAG
- the purD gene encoding phosphoribosylamine--glycine ligase codes for MNILLIGSGGREHAIAIALAKSPLLETLFAAPGNPGMEGLARFVSLDVADHQAVAAFCKENRVDLVVVGPEAPLVAGLVDDLTAAGIRAFGPSKAAARLEGSKSFTKAFCARHAIPTAAYACFTDAASASAYVRAKGAPIVIKADGLAAGKGVTVAMSLAEAEAAIETLFSSGLGESGIVIEEFLEGEEVSFFALCDGTHAVSFASAQDHKRVGEGESGPNTGGMGAYSPAPVMDAQMSERVMREIITPTLHGMAAAGAPFKGVLFAGLMICAEGPKLIEYNVRFGDPETQAILPRLEEDLLPLMLACADGCLLERPARLSPLTTLTVVLAAKGYPGAPLRGSEILGLEEAEAMPFVAITHAGTKRDGQRLIADGGRVLNVTAAGADVTEARARAYAAIAMIDWPGGFYRRDIGWRALKFALKSV; via the coding sequence ATGAATATTCTTCTGATCGGGTCCGGCGGCCGAGAACATGCCATCGCCATCGCGCTTGCGAAAAGCCCGCTGCTCGAAACGCTGTTTGCCGCCCCAGGCAATCCTGGCATGGAAGGGCTCGCGCGGTTTGTATCCCTCGATGTGGCAGACCATCAAGCTGTCGCCGCCTTCTGCAAAGAAAATAGGGTTGATCTTGTCGTGGTTGGTCCCGAGGCGCCGCTTGTTGCTGGTCTCGTCGATGATCTGACGGCGGCTGGGATCAGGGCTTTCGGCCCCAGCAAGGCGGCCGCCCGGCTCGAGGGTTCCAAATCCTTTACCAAGGCGTTTTGTGCCCGCCACGCGATTCCCACCGCGGCCTATGCGTGCTTCACCGATGCCGCATCCGCGAGCGCCTATGTGCGCGCCAAAGGCGCGCCGATCGTGATCAAGGCGGATGGGCTGGCGGCGGGGAAGGGCGTTACCGTGGCCATGAGTCTTGCTGAGGCGGAAGCCGCGATCGAAACACTTTTTTCAAGCGGCCTTGGCGAGTCAGGGATCGTCATCGAGGAATTCCTCGAAGGCGAGGAGGTCTCGTTTTTTGCGCTCTGCGACGGCACGCATGCGGTGAGCTTTGCCTCGGCCCAGGATCATAAGCGCGTCGGCGAGGGCGAAAGCGGACCCAACACCGGCGGCATGGGCGCCTATTCGCCGGCACCCGTCATGGATGCGCAGATGAGCGAGCGCGTGATGCGGGAGATCATTACGCCGACGCTTCATGGAATGGCAGCGGCGGGAGCACCTTTCAAAGGTGTTCTCTTTGCCGGTCTGATGATCTGCGCCGAGGGACCAAAGCTCATCGAATACAATGTGCGCTTCGGTGATCCGGAAACCCAAGCCATCTTGCCGCGTCTCGAAGAAGATCTTCTCCCCCTCATGCTGGCTTGCGCCGACGGGTGCCTGCTGGAGCGGCCCGCACGCCTGTCGCCCTTGACCACGCTGACCGTCGTGCTTGCCGCCAAAGGCTATCCGGGCGCTCCGCTCCGGGGGAGTGAAATTCTTGGACTCGAAGAGGCCGAAGCCATGCCCTTTGTTGCGATCACTCATGCCGGGACGAAGCGCGATGGGCAAAGACTCATCGCCGATGGCGGCCGCGTCCTCAATGTCACGGCGGCCGGCGCCGATGTGACGGAAGCGCGCGCTAGAGCCTATGCGGCAATTGCCATGATCGACTGGCCGGGTGGTTTCTATCGCCGCGATATTGGCTGGCGTGCTTTGAAATTTGCTTTGAAGAGCGTTTGA
- a CDS encoding carbonic anhydrase, producing the protein MCFSPHCDHGFTRRGALRTAAGFVALSAFGAANAKEADSGKPKPNAIGGDAALRRIMEGNARYVANKPTHRNFSAGRVERTTSQYPIAAILSCADSRVAPEFAFDQGPGDLFVVRIAGNFANDDGLASLEYAVKFLGVPLVLVLGHSNCGAVSAAIKVVEDNAVLPGHLPELVQSLKPAVEAAKAKSPKDLLAAAIAENVVLTVKQLETAQPLLASFADSGKVKIAGGVYDLANGKISLLA; encoded by the coding sequence ATGTGCTTTTCTCCTCACTGTGATCATGGCTTTACAAGGCGCGGAGCCCTCAGAACCGCAGCGGGTTTTGTCGCCTTGTCGGCTTTTGGGGCCGCGAACGCAAAGGAAGCAGACAGCGGGAAGCCGAAGCCCAATGCGATCGGCGGCGACGCGGCACTGCGCCGCATCATGGAGGGCAATGCCCGCTATGTCGCCAATAAGCCGACTCACAGGAATTTTTCCGCCGGGCGGGTCGAGCGGACGACATCGCAATATCCCATCGCCGCGATCCTGAGCTGCGCGGATTCGCGCGTCGCGCCGGAGTTTGCCTTCGACCAAGGGCCCGGCGATCTGTTCGTCGTGCGGATCGCCGGCAATTTTGCCAATGACGACGGCCTCGCCAGTCTCGAATATGCGGTGAAGTTTTTGGGCGTCCCATTGGTTCTGGTGCTTGGACATTCCAATTGCGGCGCGGTCAGCGCGGCCATCAAAGTCGTCGAAGACAATGCCGTCCTGCCGGGACATTTGCCAGAGCTGGTCCAATCCCTCAAACCAGCGGTCGAAGCCGCGAAAGCCAAATCGCCAAAGGATCTTCTCGCGGCAGCGATCGCGGAAAATGTCGTGCTCACCGTGAAGCAACTCGAAACCGCGCAGCCCTTGCTCGCGAGTTTCGCGGACAGCGGCAAGGTGAAAATCGCTGGCGGCGTTTACGATCTCGCCAACGGAAAAATCAGTTTGCTGGCTTGA
- a CDS encoding HWE histidine kinase domain-containing protein: MSPKVPETPLEGENQFQLLADFVPQLMWLADRDGWIYWYNKRCYEYTGTTPEEIEGWGWKAVIEPEALPAVVEGWSRSIATGEPFEMVIPLKAADESFRPFLSRVQPLKDGQGNVLRWFGTNTDISEQKLVEERLQHLLNELNHRVKNTLVTVQAIASQSLRTLPRENIETFHDRLVALSRAHDLLMQTNWEAMELREIVRQTLAPLCSKQPCDRLAIDGPAVLIAADRAASWSMAIHELCTNALKYGAFKSETGQVNIAWRVPEEGRLRFRWSEHGGPPVAISQRRGFGTRLIESLGRELAGNATLLFEPEGLICTIDAEAHPAPGRSS, translated from the coding sequence ATGAGTCCAAAAGTCCCCGAGACACCGTTGGAAGGAGAAAATCAGTTTCAGCTGCTCGCCGATTTTGTGCCGCAACTGATGTGGCTGGCGGACCGTGACGGATGGATCTACTGGTATAATAAGCGATGCTATGAATACACTGGGACGACCCCCGAAGAGATCGAGGGCTGGGGGTGGAAAGCGGTGATTGAACCCGAGGCCCTGCCGGCGGTAGTGGAGGGCTGGTCACGGTCCATCGCGACCGGCGAGCCCTTCGAAATGGTGATCCCCCTCAAAGCCGCGGATGAAAGTTTTCGCCCATTTCTTTCGCGTGTCCAGCCGCTCAAGGACGGTCAGGGCAATGTGCTTCGCTGGTTTGGTACGAATACCGACATCTCCGAGCAAAAGCTTGTGGAAGAGCGCCTTCAGCACCTTCTCAATGAACTCAATCACCGGGTGAAGAATACGCTTGTGACGGTTCAAGCCATTGCGAGCCAATCCTTGCGGACATTGCCCCGCGAAAATATCGAGACGTTTCATGACCGCCTGGTGGCGTTGTCACGGGCGCATGATTTGCTCATGCAGACGAATTGGGAGGCGATGGAGTTGCGTGAGATCGTCCGGCAAACGCTCGCTCCGCTGTGTTCAAAACAGCCGTGTGACCGGCTCGCGATTGACGGCCCCGCCGTGCTTATCGCGGCCGACAGAGCGGCCTCATGGTCGATGGCGATTCACGAGCTTTGCACGAATGCGCTGAAGTATGGCGCTTTCAAATCGGAAACAGGCCAGGTCAACATCGCATGGCGGGTTCCGGAGGAAGGACGGTTGCGGTTTCGCTGGAGCGAGCATGGAGGCCCGCCCGTTGCCATATCCCAGCGTCGCGGATTTGGGACCCGTCTCATCGAAAGCTTGGGGCGCGAACTTGCTGGCAATGCCACCCTCCTGTTCGAGCCGGAGGGCCTCATTTGCACGATCGATGCAGAGGCTCATCCAGCGCCGGGCCGGTCATCGTAG
- the rsmD gene encoding 16S rRNA (guanine(966)-N(2))-methyltransferase RsmD: protein MRIVGGRLKGRILQGPGSTAIRPTSDRLRETLFNILAHSYDNPVEDARILDMFAGTGALGIEALSRGARFTHFVEASSAACAIVRANAKALGLGESTRIFHRDARKLGAAPEPERFDLVFLDPPYGKGFVPPSLKALRDGGWLSQDALLVIEEAAEAGIDMPEGFVAHERRLFGDTQLVFASSL from the coding sequence ATGCGGATTGTCGGCGGCAGATTGAAGGGCCGGATATTGCAAGGGCCGGGATCAACCGCAATCCGGCCGACATCCGACCGTTTGCGGGAGACGCTCTTCAACATTCTCGCGCATTCCTATGACAACCCAGTCGAAGATGCACGCATATTGGATATGTTTGCGGGAACGGGCGCTTTGGGGATCGAGGCTTTATCGCGCGGCGCGCGTTTCACTCACTTCGTGGAGGCGAGTTCGGCGGCCTGCGCGATTGTTCGCGCCAACGCCAAGGCGCTCGGACTGGGGGAGAGCACCCGCATTTTCCACCGCGATGCGCGAAAGCTTGGCGCGGCACCGGAGCCCGAGAGATTCGACCTCGTCTTTCTCGACCCTCCCTATGGCAAGGGCTTCGTTCCTCCATCACTCAAAGCTTTGCGCGATGGAGGCTGGCTAAGCCAGGACGCACTTTTGGTGATCGAGGAAGCCGCAGAGGCCGGGATAGATATGCCGGAAGGTTTTGTCGCGCACGAAAGACGGCTCTTCGGCGACACGCAACTTGTGTTCGCTTCATCCCTTTAA